A window from Agrobacterium tumefaciens encodes these proteins:
- a CDS encoding NIPSNAP family protein, protein MITCYLRYTIDPHKLSAFEDYARLWIPIVNRMGGTHHGYFLPSEGASNIALALFSFPSLAAYEDYRIRMASDPECIAAYELDKRNRSIVSYERSFMRPVWG, encoded by the coding sequence TTGATTACCTGTTACCTCAGATACACCATTGACCCGCACAAGCTTTCCGCGTTCGAGGATTATGCGCGGCTGTGGATCCCGATCGTCAATCGTATGGGCGGGACGCATCATGGGTATTTTCTGCCGAGCGAGGGTGCCAGCAATATTGCGCTGGCTCTGTTCAGCTTCCCAAGTCTTGCGGCCTACGAGGACTATCGGATCAGGATGGCGTCTGACCCCGAGTGCATCGCAGCCTATGAATTGGACAAGCGCAATCGTAGCATCGTCAGCTACGAGAGGTCCTTTATGCGTCCGGTATGGGGTTAA
- a CDS encoding acyl carrier protein, with protein sequence MSEITSRLYKIVAEQLGVEIDKISEDASFSDDLGADSLEMMEMVIAFEGEFGIEIPDSASETIRTVGDAVRFIESTWTKR encoded by the coding sequence ATGAGTGAGATCACAAGTCGCCTGTATAAGATCGTTGCCGAGCAACTCGGCGTCGAGATTGATAAAATCTCGGAGGATGCCAGCTTCTCGGACGACCTTGGCGCCGACTCACTGGAGATGATGGAGATGGTCATCGCGTTCGAAGGGGAATTCGGAATTGAGATTCCGGATAGTGCCAGCGAGACTATTCGCACCGTCGGAGACGCGGTTCGCTTTATAGAAAGCACCTGGACAAAACGTTGA
- a CDS encoding winged helix-turn-helix transcriptional regulator, producing the protein MRPKSFAGTRCSVAGALNLVGDRWTLLLIRDLSLGLSRFDELCGEVGIPTATLTARLKHMIDHGLVARVRYQDRPPRDEYRLTAKGLDLSKVILALREWGDRWDATGLGAPAIETIDDKTGHALSLALVDSETGRVVPSECARLRALEGADDDVRTLVDRFNANAVR; encoded by the coding sequence ATGAGGCCTAAATCGTTCGCGGGAACGCGCTGCTCGGTCGCTGGCGCCTTGAACCTGGTCGGAGATCGCTGGACGTTGCTGCTGATCAGGGACCTGTCGCTTGGCCTTAGCCGGTTTGATGAGCTTTGTGGCGAGGTCGGCATACCGACCGCCACGTTGACAGCGCGTCTCAAGCACATGATCGATCACGGTCTTGTTGCGCGAGTGCGATACCAGGATCGCCCGCCTCGGGACGAATATCGGCTGACGGCTAAGGGACTTGATCTGTCGAAGGTTATATTGGCTCTGCGGGAATGGGGTGATCGATGGGATGCCACAGGACTAGGCGCTCCAGCGATCGAAACGATCGACGATAAAACCGGACATGCGCTCAGCCTTGCGCTGGTCGATTCGGAAACTGGCAGGGTCGTTCCGAGTGAGTGCGCGCGGCTGCGCGCTCTGGAGGGCGCGGATGACGATGTCCGAACTCTCGTAGACCGCTTCAACGCGAATGCCGTCCGATGA
- a CDS encoding SDR family NAD(P)-dependent oxidoreductase — translation MSTSATKPLALVTGVGPGTRAAVVRRFSAGGYRVAMIARDVTRLAVLESEIPESIAIACDVSDPAALERAIAGVGSPKIVVHNAVGGAFGSFMDIDPVVLDRNLATNVTALLHLARLTAPAMIEAGEGALIVTGNTAALRGKPNFAGFAPTKAAQRILTESLARELGPKGVHVAYLIIDAVIDVPWQRERLPDAPDDFFISPASIAAEVFHLAHQPRDAWSFLAEVRPFKEPW, via the coding sequence ATGAGCACGTCAGCGACGAAACCGCTTGCGCTCGTCACGGGTGTCGGGCCGGGAACGAGAGCCGCAGTGGTGCGGCGTTTTTCAGCAGGCGGCTATCGTGTCGCCATGATTGCGCGCGACGTGACGCGGCTTGCCGTGTTGGAAAGCGAAATCCCGGAGTCGATAGCGATAGCCTGCGATGTTTCCGACCCTGCTGCGCTCGAGCGCGCCATTGCCGGCGTCGGATCGCCAAAGATCGTAGTTCACAATGCAGTCGGCGGGGCGTTCGGCAGTTTCATGGACATCGACCCTGTGGTGCTGGATCGCAATCTTGCGACCAATGTTACGGCGCTGCTGCATCTGGCCAGATTGACGGCGCCGGCGATGATCGAGGCTGGTGAGGGCGCCTTGATCGTGACGGGAAACACCGCCGCCTTGCGGGGCAAACCCAATTTTGCGGGGTTCGCGCCGACCAAGGCCGCGCAGCGCATCCTGACAGAATCGCTCGCGCGCGAGCTTGGCCCCAAAGGCGTTCATGTCGCGTATCTCATCATCGACGCGGTGATCGACGTGCCCTGGCAGCGCGAGCGTCTGCCCGATGCCCCCGATGATTTCTTCATTTCCCCGGCCTCGATTGCGGCCGAGGTCTTCCATCTGGCGCACCAGCCACGCGATGCGTGGTCGTTCCTCGCAGAGGTGCGTCCCTTCAAAGAGCCATGGTGA
- a CDS encoding PaaI family thioesterase, whose protein sequence is MDAIIPSPADGLQQLQAMLREGHQPPIGRKLDFSLVEVERGHAVFEGAPDDSVYNPIGSVHGGYAATLLDSACGVAVHSKLTAEQGYTTLELKISYLRGLSTDSGTVRAVGRVTSMGRRVAFAEATLHDGAGRLCATATSTLLIFEHGK, encoded by the coding sequence ATGGATGCGATTATCCCTTCTCCCGCAGACGGACTTCAACAACTTCAGGCGATGCTGAGGGAAGGGCATCAGCCTCCTATCGGCAGAAAGCTTGATTTTTCCCTGGTCGAGGTTGAGCGCGGTCATGCTGTTTTCGAGGGCGCGCCGGATGATAGCGTCTATAATCCGATTGGATCTGTCCATGGTGGCTATGCTGCCACCCTGCTGGACAGCGCCTGCGGGGTTGCTGTTCATTCAAAGCTAACCGCGGAGCAGGGTTATACGACGCTTGAATTGAAGATTTCGTATCTTCGCGGTTTGAGCACTGACAGCGGTACGGTGCGTGCCGTCGGGCGCGTTACGTCGATGGGCAGGCGCGTCGCGTTCGCTGAGGCCACGCTTCATGATGGGGCGGGCCGGTTATGTGCGACGGCAACATCGACCTTGCTGATCTTCGAACATGGCAAATGA
- a CDS encoding TetR/AcrR family transcriptional regulator, which translates to MKVSREQMAENRLRILDSASRLFREKGFEAVTVAEVMKEVGLTHGGFYGHFKSKDELVAQSLAHSLAIDPDSKFNLDSFIDSYLSPRHRNNPATGCPTASLVADTRHQSPAARAAMTEGFQAQVDRISKACTGRTAADKRRAAIGSWAAMVGAVILARALDDPALSDEVLEQTHAWIDSAAGQKPTAR; encoded by the coding sequence ATGAAAGTCAGTCGGGAGCAGATGGCGGAAAACCGCCTGCGGATTCTGGATTCGGCCAGCCGGTTATTTCGCGAGAAAGGTTTTGAGGCGGTCACCGTCGCTGAAGTGATGAAGGAGGTCGGCCTCACACATGGCGGCTTTTACGGCCACTTTAAATCCAAGGACGAACTGGTCGCCCAGTCGCTCGCCCATAGCCTCGCAATAGACCCGGACAGCAAATTCAACCTCGATAGCTTTATCGACAGCTATCTGTCGCCCCGTCATCGCAATAACCCCGCCACGGGCTGTCCGACTGCCAGCCTGGTTGCGGACACGCGCCATCAGAGCCCGGCAGCACGGGCGGCGATGACAGAAGGATTCCAGGCGCAGGTTGACCGGATCAGCAAAGCCTGCACGGGAAGAACCGCGGCCGACAAACGCCGCGCAGCCATAGGAAGTTGGGCCGCCATGGTCGGCGCGGTGATCCTCGCCCGCGCGCTTGATGATCCTGCGCTTTCTGACGAAGTGCTCGAGCAGACACATGCCTGGATCGATTCCGCCGCCGGCCAGAAACCCACTGCACGGTAG
- a CDS encoding SDR family NAD(P)-dependent oxidoreductase, whose translation MTERPAVLITGASTGIGAAYADRFARRGHNLVLVARNKVRLEAVAARLRDETGVAIDILQADLTDLDDLVAVETRLRDDRHIGVLINNAGGNLPGSFVEQKVEDVSRLVALNATAVLRLTTAVAPRFVEAGEGAIVNISSVVGFAPEFGLSVYGATKAFVTFLSQGLSLELGPRGVYVQAVLPSATRTEIWEHSGVDVNTMTGVMEVDELVDAALVGFDRRELVTIPPLPDAGQWDAYQAARQAMLPNVRQANAAERYRSAG comes from the coding sequence GTGACCGAGCGTCCTGCAGTCCTTATCACCGGAGCGTCAACCGGCATCGGCGCCGCCTATGCGGATCGTTTTGCCCGTCGCGGCCATAACCTGGTTCTGGTCGCTCGCAACAAGGTCCGGCTGGAGGCGGTCGCGGCGCGGCTGCGCGATGAAACGGGTGTCGCTATCGATATCCTGCAGGCCGACCTCACCGACCTTGATGATCTTGTAGCGGTCGAGACCCGGCTGCGCGACGATCGCCATATTGGTGTCCTCATCAACAATGCCGGGGGAAACCTTCCCGGAAGCTTCGTCGAGCAAAAGGTCGAGGACGTTTCAAGGCTGGTCGCCTTGAACGCCACCGCTGTCCTTCGGCTCACCACGGCTGTGGCGCCGCGGTTTGTCGAGGCGGGTGAGGGGGCGATCGTCAATATTTCCTCGGTTGTCGGGTTCGCGCCGGAGTTTGGCCTGTCGGTATATGGCGCCACCAAAGCATTCGTCACATTTCTGTCCCAAGGGCTTAGCCTGGAGCTTGGTCCAAGGGGTGTCTACGTTCAGGCAGTACTTCCTTCGGCAACACGCACCGAGATATGGGAGCATTCGGGTGTCGATGTGAATACGATGACCGGGGTTATGGAGGTCGACGAGCTTGTCGATGCAGCACTGGTCGGCTTCGATCGCCGCGAACTCGTCACCATTCCGCCGCTTCCCGATGCCGGACAGTGGGACGCCTATCAGGCGGCGCGGCAGGCCATGCTTCCCAACGTCAGACAGGCGAATGCGGCCGAGCGGTATCGGTCGGCCGGCTGA
- a CDS encoding MDR family oxidoreductase: MSFKALLATKDGDTLSTDLVELNEKDLMPGDVTIAVDYSTVNYKDGLALAGNRGIIQKFPLIPGVDLSGVVEASSYPGIEVGDRVVANSWGLSQTHHGGYAQKARISGDWLVKIPEPLSTQDAMAIGTAGYTAMLSVLALEHGGITPDRGDILVTGANGGVGSVAIALLSELGYRVVASTGRLEESDYLRELGAAEIIDRRTLSEPGQPITTERWAGAVDSVGSHTLANVLAQTQYRGVVTACGLAQGVDLPVTVLPFILRNVTLAGIDSVNAPQVVRIEAWSRLARDLDLKKLARTTRVIGLAEVPDVAKRVLEGKVQGRTVVDVNT; encoded by the coding sequence ATGAGCTTCAAAGCACTTCTGGCCACCAAGGACGGTGACACGCTTTCGACCGACCTGGTCGAATTGAATGAGAAAGACCTCATGCCCGGCGACGTCACGATCGCCGTTGACTACTCGACCGTGAACTACAAGGACGGGCTTGCCTTGGCGGGCAACAGGGGGATCATTCAGAAATTCCCGCTGATCCCCGGCGTGGATTTGTCCGGCGTTGTCGAAGCCTCGTCTTACCCCGGCATTGAGGTTGGTGATCGGGTTGTCGCCAACAGCTGGGGTCTCAGCCAGACGCATCATGGCGGCTATGCCCAAAAAGCACGTATAAGCGGCGACTGGCTGGTAAAAATCCCCGAACCCCTTTCGACACAGGACGCCATGGCCATCGGTACGGCAGGCTACACGGCCATGCTGAGTGTCCTGGCACTCGAGCATGGCGGTATCACGCCCGACCGGGGCGATATCCTTGTCACCGGCGCCAATGGCGGCGTCGGATCCGTTGCAATCGCTCTTCTGTCCGAACTTGGTTATCGTGTCGTCGCGTCTACGGGGCGTCTTGAAGAGTCCGATTATCTGCGCGAGCTCGGAGCGGCGGAGATTATTGATCGCCGTACGCTTTCTGAACCGGGTCAGCCCATCACGACCGAGCGTTGGGCTGGCGCGGTCGATTCCGTCGGCAGCCATACGCTCGCGAACGTGTTGGCGCAGACCCAGTATCGCGGCGTGGTCACCGCCTGCGGCCTTGCTCAGGGTGTCGATCTTCCTGTAACGGTACTACCCTTCATCCTGCGCAACGTCACGCTTGCCGGCATCGATTCCGTCAATGCACCGCAGGTGGTTCGCATTGAGGCCTGGTCACGCCTGGCGCGCGATCTTGATCTCAAGAAGCTTGCTCGGACGACCAGGGTGATTGGTCTGGCCGAAGTGCCGGACGTCGCGAAGCGTGTCCTCGAAGGCAAGGTTCAGGGCCGCACTGTGGTCGATGTCAACACCTAG
- a CDS encoding class I SAM-dependent methyltransferase, giving the protein MTQLDETKLHSFIGKMLGDLGGAFSVPTVRIGLRLGLFDALHRVGPVTPAGLAAASGGLSERYVREWALAQAANGYIDYDSGSEMFSLSPEQAMVFVNRDSPVYLEGAFDLVAAMIEGEPKVEHSFRTGGGVRWGDTAGCLFCATGAFFRPGYVNNIVQSWLPALQGVEEKLETGAKVADVGCGVGFSTILMAEAYRNARFIGYDFHEPSIEEANRHAKSHGVDDRVKFVAATAKDIKDTDFDLITSYDCLHDMGDPRGCAGHMSRILKKDGTWMIVEPIAGDRPADNMNPVGRLYYNASTMICVPTSLDQEVGEGLGAQAGEAKLSEVIRSGGFTHVRRAFTGPFNMVLEARA; this is encoded by the coding sequence ATGACACAGCTCGACGAGACAAAACTACATTCTTTCATTGGCAAAATGCTGGGCGACCTTGGAGGAGCCTTCAGCGTTCCAACCGTCAGGATCGGCTTGAGACTGGGCCTGTTCGATGCGCTGCATCGCGTTGGACCGGTAACGCCCGCAGGCCTGGCGGCGGCCTCTGGTGGCCTTTCGGAGCGATATGTCAGGGAGTGGGCGCTGGCACAGGCGGCAAACGGCTATATCGACTACGACAGCGGTTCCGAGATGTTCAGCCTCTCACCCGAGCAGGCGATGGTGTTCGTCAACAGGGACAGCCCCGTCTATCTGGAAGGCGCTTTCGATCTGGTGGCCGCGATGATCGAGGGAGAGCCGAAGGTTGAGCACAGTTTTCGGACCGGTGGCGGGGTGCGGTGGGGAGACACCGCAGGTTGCCTGTTCTGCGCAACGGGCGCGTTCTTTCGTCCGGGATATGTGAACAATATCGTGCAATCTTGGCTGCCTGCCCTTCAGGGCGTTGAGGAAAAACTGGAGACCGGGGCCAAGGTGGCCGATGTGGGATGTGGCGTTGGCTTCTCGACAATTCTTATGGCCGAGGCATACCGCAACGCCAGATTCATCGGCTACGACTTCCACGAGCCCTCCATAGAAGAGGCAAACAGGCATGCCAAAAGCCATGGGGTGGACGACCGGGTGAAGTTCGTGGCGGCGACGGCCAAAGACATCAAGGATACGGATTTCGATCTCATCACCAGTTACGACTGTCTGCACGATATGGGCGATCCGCGCGGGTGCGCGGGGCACATGTCCCGCATTCTCAAGAAGGACGGCACCTGGATGATCGTCGAGCCCATCGCGGGCGATCGCCCGGCGGACAATATGAACCCTGTCGGCCGCCTCTACTACAATGCGTCAACCATGATCTGCGTGCCGACGTCGCTTGACCAGGAGGTTGGGGAAGGATTGGGGGCGCAGGCCGGCGAAGCGAAGCTTTCCGAGGTCATTCGCTCGGGTGGTTTTACCCACGTCAGGCGAGCCTTTACGGGGCCTTTCAACATGGTGCTGGAGGCGCGGGCTTAA
- a CDS encoding nickel-binding protein, whose amino-acid sequence MPIFMDRHELAGVSAADIAAAHLKDLNIQDQYGVRFLTYWFDERRGTAFCLIDAPDAETAQCVHREAHGFIASEVVEVALSAVEAFLGRIQDPVAAGPVAKDMDAGHRAILFTDIVGSTEMTARLGDRMSAELVRAHDALVRGCLGRRSGREVKHTGDGIMAVFSCTPFAVDCAIDIQREFHRYNSDRGEPIHIRIGLDCGEPIEDSNDFFGTTVQLAARLCAAAESDQILISDKTLQEYGSADVLVHGDRYRLKGFAEPVLAYRCEWLQ is encoded by the coding sequence ATGCCTATCTTCATGGACCGGCACGAGCTTGCCGGAGTTTCAGCGGCGGATATTGCCGCGGCACACCTTAAAGATCTCAACATTCAGGATCAGTATGGCGTCAGGTTCTTAACCTATTGGTTTGATGAAAGGCGTGGTACTGCCTTTTGCCTGATCGATGCCCCGGATGCTGAAACCGCGCAGTGCGTGCATCGGGAAGCGCACGGCTTTATCGCCAGTGAAGTGGTGGAAGTCGCTCTCTCGGCCGTAGAAGCATTTCTCGGGCGAATACAGGATCCGGTAGCGGCCGGGCCTGTCGCGAAAGATATGGACGCCGGCCACCGTGCGATCCTTTTCACTGATATCGTCGGCTCAACCGAAATGACCGCCCGCCTCGGTGATCGTATGTCGGCTGAACTCGTCCGGGCGCACGATGCTCTTGTTCGTGGTTGTCTGGGGCGACGCTCGGGACGGGAGGTCAAGCACACCGGTGATGGCATAATGGCAGTGTTCTCCTGCACGCCATTTGCGGTGGACTGCGCCATTGATATCCAACGTGAGTTCCATCGCTACAACAGCGACAGAGGCGAGCCCATTCACATCCGCATTGGGCTGGATTGTGGTGAGCCAATCGAAGACAGCAATGATTTCTTCGGTACGACCGTGCAATTGGCAGCAAGGCTTTGTGCCGCCGCTGAGAGTGATCAGATCCTGATATCGGACAAGACCTTGCAGGAATATGGCAGCGCCGATGTCCTCGTGCATGGTGATCGTTACCGGCTGAAAGGATTTGCCGAGCCGGTGCTGGCCTATCGTTGCGAGTGGCTGCAATAG
- a CDS encoding cold-shock protein, giving the protein MATGTVKFFAQDKGFGFITPDNGGPDVFVHISAVGFGGSLQDGQKVSYDVGQDRKTGKSKAENVSVL; this is encoded by the coding sequence ATGGCAACAGGTACGGTTAAATTTTTCGCACAGGACAAGGGCTTCGGCTTTATCACTCCCGACAACGGTGGCCCGGACGTTTTCGTCCACATCTCGGCTGTAGGGTTTGGTGGTTCGCTTCAGGATGGCCAAAAGGTCAGCTACGATGTGGGACAAGACCGGAAGACGGGAAAGTCCAAGGCCGAAAACGTCAGCGTCCTGTGA